GTCATGGATGTCGGGGCTGGGGCCGGCTTTCCCGGCCTCCCGCTTAAGATCGTCTGTCCCCAACTGCGTCTGACGCTGGTGGAGGCCACCGCCAAGAAGGTGGAATTCCTGCGGCACATCATCGCCCTGCTGGGCTTGAGCGACGCCATTGCCCTGCATGAGCGGGCCGAGACGCTGGGCCGGCGGCCCCCCTATCGGGAGCAGTACGACCTGGTGGTGGCGCGGGCGGTGGCGGCCCTGCCGGAGTTGGCGGAGTATACCCTGCCTTTTGCGCGCGTGGGCGGGCTGGTGGCGGCGTACAAGGGGCCGGCGGCGGCCCAGGAGGTGCAGGAGGCGGAGTTCGCGCTGGCAGTGCTGGGCGGCCGGCTGGAGCGGCTGGTGCGGGTGGAAGTGCCCGGTCTGGCGGAGGAGCGCTATCTGGTGCTGGTGCGCAAGGCGGCGCCGACGCCGGCGCAGTACCCGCGCCGGCCGGGCGTGCCGCGCAAGCGCCCGTTAACCGACGCGCCGGCCCCTTAGCTAGCGGAAACGGTAGTACCTGAACTTGCATTCAACCCTACTAGTTTCTGGAGTGCGTATGAAATGGGCCGGTATCTTACACCATCCGAAACTAGACAGGAATACATAGACCATATGGGCGAGCCATTGGGAAAGTTATTCTATGAACTGTGGAGAGAGCTCGCATGGCTCTATGTCAAATGGAATGAATATCTTGAACTGTTTGGCGAGAGATCCAAAGTAGATTTACTGAACCAAGCTGCGCCTGCTTTCTTTCGCATGGTGCAGGATATCTTTTGGTACGATATACTGATGCATATTGCTCGTCTCACTGACCCTCCCCGGTCCACGGGAAAACCAAATTTGACAATCCGCTGTTTGCCTGAACTCATCACGGAGCCAGACCTTGCTGATTCAGTGAAGGAGGCGATAAAGGAGGCGGAAGAAAAGGCGAAGTTCTGCCGAGACTGGAG
This DNA window, taken from Anaerolineae bacterium, encodes the following:
- the rsmG gene encoding 16S rRNA (guanine(527)-N(7))-methyltransferase RsmG, producing the protein MKLLAEGARRFGLTLTPAQLEQFRKYCDELMEWNRRFNLTAIEERDQIQVKHFLDSLSLLTVWRPEGQPSVMDVGAGAGFPGLPLKIVCPQLRLTLVEATAKKVEFLRHIIALLGLSDAIALHERAETLGRRPPYREQYDLVVARAVAALPELAEYTLPFARVGGLVAAYKGPAAAQEVQEAEFALAVLGGRLERLVRVEVPGLAEERYLVLVRKAAPTPAQYPRRPGVPRKRPLTDAPAP